Genomic window (Sparus aurata chromosome 19, fSpaAur1.1, whole genome shotgun sequence):
CTGAAGCAGCAATCCCTCGATCTAACTGGTCTAACTCCATTCTACCAGACTGTTTTACAGGTTgttacaggtgtttttttttttttgatggtcTTTGGATGAATTAGTTTTGTGACGGGAGAGGATTTATGTTGACTGGATGAATCTGAAATAAAGGttgttttaaaattcaaaaaaaattctctctctctctctctctctctctctctctctctcgctctcgtaagcaataatgatgaaaataacagaCAATAGGCTAGTTTTCCCAGGTATTGTCAAATGTATGTAACTCTGTCATAATAACATGAATAAAGAacttgtttgttaaaaaaaaatatttataactgaTAGAATCTCGTAGGGATGTTTTGTCGCCAAATGCCATCAGCATAAGCAGCCTGTTAAAAGAGGACCATCCCAGAGGGTTTTCATTGAAAAGATGTGCTTGATTCTCGTGTGGGTTCAGACCACCACGCCAAGGGCGGACTGGCGTATGGGGACACCGGGGATTTCCCCGGTGGGCTGGTGTGCCGGTGGGCTGGTGGGCCGGTGGCAGGGGCGAGCTGGCCATTGGGAGGTTCAGGTATTCCCGAACTGCCGGTCTGTTCCAGGCTGACCCGGCCGGTGGtcggaatgttttttttaccccataaaacggccgcaggtggcacagagtgGAACGTCAGACTGGGTCAATCTTATATTTTCCATATTAAGGGGGGATGCGAGCGGCCCCACCCAACTTGAGCTTATCCTTGTTTCTattgaaatgtgattggctcagccgCTCAGTCTGTCATTAAACTGTTATTTTCCTGTTTGAATAAAGAAAGTTAGCAAACatgctaaaaagaaagaagccgCAGAAAGAGATGagtggagcagaaaaatgaagggcaaaaaagaaaaaacggttAAAACAGGATGCAGCCAAATGCGCCATATTAACGGCGCTTTTAGTGGTGGAGGGGTGAAGGTCAGCAAGGCTTCCGTCAGCCAGGCCAGTGAAGAAACGGACCCAGCAGCAGACCCAATGCCGGTATGTCGGGCTGCGACAGGTCGGGTTGTAATTTCAGGCCCCTTGAGaactctagtttgtgtttttggatgtgttcaAGGCACACAGAACTAAGCTGTCTGCCGATCGGATCGGATCGGccgatattttgcattttgtgcaatttgtaagatcgGCCGTAATGTCTTAATTCACCGGTCCGATCAATGACGTCATTGTCGTGCTGAAACTTTTTGCAGATGCTCCCGTTGCATAGATTGCAGATggcttgtgttttatctgtctcaTTTACTCCGAAGAAGTTCCACAGCACCGACATGTCTGTTTGCTAACTTAGTGATGATGTTGCTAGCTAATGATACAAGattcaaaaaactttattgtccgtCACATAGTGACAGGGCTCAAAAAATAAACGCCACAAAGACATGAAGACAGAAATCCTGATCGTATAAAGCCTACACAGAACATTAAAGGTAGCCTATCAGCAATGTTACACCATACCTGCGTAAATCCTTAATCTgctttttcaattaaaaataacatcCATACTGGCTGACCAGAAAAACGCACACATTTCCTTGttgcaaagaaaacatatttcaggagAGAGTCTatgttcaaagttaaaaagacattatttgaaaataaagttataggtTATACATCATGTTTTCCTGTTCTGTTTctacattaatatatatttaagtttgtttattAGGATAAAACCCCTTGAGATGTACCATCTCGTTTTCGAGGGGGTCCCAACATGTAACACAATATAGCCATTTTTACCAgctcaagaaaaatacattaaagtgaGTAATTCATttacagcgtgtgtgtgaggcaattttgttgatttttatattgtatttgtgaATTCTTTGCAAAAGTGCCATAACGTTTATCTTTGTTGctgttactgttattattagCTGACAAGGCCAGTGTCAGTCATGGAGTTGATGCAGAGGGACAGGATAATGCAAGTcataggagtgaggaggaggaagagacagatgaggagggacagaagaaggaagaggagatggaagaggaggaggaggagaagagaaggagcaagaggagaaggaggaaagtggagcaggaagcaccaaaaaaacagtgccaggtacaggtgcagtgtgcaggactggGTTGGCAATTGGAattatattaagatgtcatatgttgatgttccaattccagtcacacagaaacaataagcccatcctctcctgcagttattatagtgcaaataaagtattcatgttaaaattatgGTTCCACTTGCATCCGTCATGCGATCGGATAAAAGGCCTCTCCAAACCAAGCTCCCGGGCTGAATTTTAACCCCAGTCTGGGGTTTAACCACGCTGCAGCCTTTCAGgcccatgcaactttgattaaaggttAGATTAAGCCTAATGATGTCATTTAAGTGATATTATTCAGCAATATAGGCCTACAATGATTTTTAATGcaaatgtttgttattgctgtatttCGCGTCTCGTCTGTTTAGGGTTTTTTCGGTGGGTACCACCGGACCTGAAAAAaattctaggggaaacactgtagctttgtctttgtgtgtttatgcaagTCTGGTACAAAGGGGGATGTTTGAAGATATGTTTGTTTCCTTCATAGTTAATGAAATCTGGCTCTCTACCAGTTCAGCTGGAGACTGGACCTGAGTCTGAGctggctgctgatgctgctgctgctgccaactGTATTGTTCCTGGAGAGCTTGAGGATGTAGAACAAACTGCAGTTCAGGTCCCTGAAGAGGTGACGTGTAGTGTGGTGCGGTTCGGTTGTGGTCTTGAGGAGGTGGGGCTGAGGTTTACAGCGGTGTGATGGGGCTGGGTCCCTGAAGAGGTGGGAGTGGAGGAAGGATGTAGTGTGGTGCAGTGGGGTTGTAGTCCTGAGGAGGTGGGGCTGAGGTGTACAGCGGTGTGTTGGGGCTGGGTCCCTGGAGAGGTGCGGCTGGGGCATAGTATCTTGAGGCAGGTCCAAGTCTCTGTGAAAAGCTCCGGCCATTGTTGGTGGTGCCTCTAGTGTGCTGCAACCTTCTGTGGAGGTTCCGGTGGTTGGATGTGCTCTTGTTGGTGATGTGAGGTGCTGATCTGTTGCGGTCGAGAGCTGTATCTTTAATATCTTTTATGAACAGTCGCACACCGCTCTGGTTTAGATGTAGGCTGTCATACAGGTgctggcagaggatctctgcgTGATGTGCCATATGGACGTTTGGTATTCCTGTGCAGGCTTTGGATATTTCAGCATTGATTTTGTTGATCTCATGCTGAGGAACATCTCTTCTGGGTAACAGGGTGGATATGGTTACCCTGGCTGTGGGGGCCACTGAGGTTGCTCTCTCTGCCACCTGTCGCAGTGACTGAGGTATGTTCTTGTTGTGTGTGAGGTCATTAGTTCCAGTGTGAATCAGGATGTGTTTAACACCCTGGAGGTCTGTAGTGGCCAGCTTCTTTATAGCCTCTGAGATGGTGGGACTCCAAATCATCTTGGATCTTCTGCCTGGGAAGAGACGTTTCATATTGATGTACTTTCCATTGGAATCACACAGAAATAttatttctgtgttgttgtgtgaagCAGGTTCTGGTCTCCTTTTCTGGGTCCCCAGGTCTGTGGTGTccagaggggagaggggaggagaaattTGGGGACGAGAGGCTGAAGATGTCTGGGTGGCAGACATATTTGGTTTCCTACCCTGAGTCACGTGGTatggggactgttgggcctccTGGTGCAGGGACTGCTGGGTCTCCTGGTGCAGGGACTGTGTTGGGCCGATGCCAGCTCCTCTATCACTCTCTTGAGTGTTCCTCTCAGTGAACGGTTGTCTTCTTCCAGTTATCTAACAGCTTGCTGAAGTTCATCTATCTGGTATCTCTGGTTTTTGACTGTGGCGTACATCTCCTTCACTAAATGGCTGTTATCAGACCTTTGAAGATTGCTCAGTGTCTTCTCTCTGAACTCTATGAACTCTCGCTCGAGTACCCAGATACCGTCCTTCAGGACTCTGAGATTGCTGGAGAGTTTTGGTGATTCAGAGTATGGTGTATGTGGAGGTCTGCTGGAGATGGGTGACCTATTCTGGAGCTcttgtggaggaggaggaggagacacttTGATGCTGCCACAGTCTTCAGTGTTTGGAAGCTGTTATCAAAGTTATCCAGACTGTTCTCAGATCCCTGGATCATAACTGTTCCATTGTGATATATGTTTACTGTTAAAATGGGACTTGAGCGGTCTGCATCTTCATAGGCAGTAATCTGTCTGCCTTTGCTTATCCCGTTCTTCTTAATGTGAGTAAACTGCTCACATATTACTGTGTGCCAATTTTCAGGATGTTGAGTGAAGAACACTAGGTTGCATTTTACCTTCTGGTTGTTCTTCTTGCTGAAGTCTGCTACCAGTGTTTCTGGGTTGGCAAGTAGCACATTCATTTTGAAGTCTTTCTTCTGCTGTGCTGTGATCACTTGTTCAGGGTATTGTATTTCACAGCTAGCGACCTGTCCTGGTTGCCTCTGTGTTACTACAGTTGATATATCTGTAGATTTTGAGATCAgttgctgctgctcagctgttgcTCCACAGTGTTCCATTTGCATGGTTGGTTTCAACTGACAGTTGGTTCACTGTTAGTAGTTTCTGAACAGTTATTTTGGCAGAGATACCTTATTTCCCAGTCCTTGTCCTGGTGATGTCCCCAAAATGTTGCCAGTCCAGTTGTGATTGGAAAatcttctcttcttttgaaGTTTTCCTCGCTGTATTATTTCTTCAGACctttgttgttgtcgttgttgttgttgttgctagcCAACCGTCATTTGCACAGTAGCAGTAGAGTTCTTTTCCTCCAGCTAGCTATGTAGCAACttcatttgataaaaaaaaaatacttagaAATCATAGAAAAGTCTGGTTTCTTTTCTTAAGTGGTTGAGTGTGCCTTCCAACCACTTGATGTTGTAAATTTGCATTGTAGATCAGatattttaaagtgaaaacacaaaaaaagtgagGTTTTCAGGAGCTCATATCTTttgagctctctctctcgctctctctctctcactagaTGTCGTACATGGCTCCAGTTTGACTGTCGCTCTCCACGACTTCAAATTGTATTGTTTTCATGCTCTTGGTAAACTAAATACTCTCATGCTGTCTCTAGTGATCACCAGCCAACCGGCTTCCTGTGTTTCCTGCTCCAGCCATCCAGCCCTCCGCACCTATGCAGCCACTGACTCACTCCGTGCTCTTCGGCATCTTGACGCACCACACTACCACCAGCGTCACCATGAGCTGTCACATCTGTGCCTCCAACTCCACGCTACCAGATGGGGACCCTGCCTGGAGCAATCAACTCCCTCACTATCTGAACCATTGtgaaatcaataaatcactcCTGAAACTATGTCCAGCTTCAGTGTCcgcatttgggtcctcactcTACCAAACCCTGCATAAAAGCCTCTACAATATTACCATTCTTTATCAGTTCAATAAACAACCTTCCAAATGTTCCCTCTTTCAAACAATATAGGTCAGATTCTCAAGAGCCGCACTAGATGTTAAGTTATTTAAGTCTCGCATCCACTCCTGTCCCTTACTTTCGGAGTCATCGTTATGGTGTCCAGCCAACATGTTCTAAAATTGGAAGAACAGtcttttgacacattttttttttaaaacatatgtTTCTAAGATGGAGAATGGAGGTTGTTGCACTGAATTCTTTAAGTGTACCAAAATAAAGCTTCTAAATGGTAGATATCTGAAGAAGTGTTTCTGCGGTACATCAAATTTTGCCTTTATCCCATTGAATGTCATTAGATTGTAATCCTCATATATATCCAGCAGTTTTACTATGCCCATGTTCAACCATGCTTTAAaacccatgtttttttttttgccagggtGAAGTGATCATTACCCCTGATTGGGTGACTCCCCAGAGTTGTCTTGTTTCTCCCCAAAGTTTTTTGTACTACATGCCAGACACaatagtgttttttaaaaaaggattagCAGTACTTTTCCTTAGTTTCTTAAAAGATGCTGAGTATAGATAGCTATTCAAATGTGACAAACCCATTTGAGGGCAGTTTTTCAATTTCTAAACGGGGCAAGAGAACATCCttagaaaaccaaaacattgtGGCTTTCAACTGGGCCGCCCAGTAATACAATTCTAATTTTGGCAACTGTAACCCTCCCCTATCATAAGGTAATATAAGAGAGAAAGTCTGAGTCTTGGTTTCCTATTATTTTCTGACCTTAGGGGaaaatgaaggaggaggagctaGTTGAATTGATTGAAAAACATTAGGTTGTATAGTCATCTTTATTATGTTTATTCTTCCCAATATAGAGAGAGGCAATGTTGTCCCTCTGGTGATCTCTTCAGACACTTTTTCTAGCATGGGCTCAAAATTGACTGGACTAAGATTATTCATCTTTGGGGTTATTCTAATACCCAAATATTTTAACCCTTCTGTGGCGTTCGCAAATGGGTGACATACTACTGGCTTCTTCCTCTCATTTTCATTGATATTCATATCGATTCTGCAAGCTgtgttaaaaacacaataatatcatcagcatacaaTGCTGTACTGTGTTCCATGTCCCTGGTCTTAATATCGTGGATTGAGGGACTGATCTGCTCGCTATTGCCAATGATACCATGGCTATTACAAAAAGTAGAGGTGAAATTGGTGATCCTTTTCTTCTGCCTCAAAATAGCTCAAAGGCTTAGTAGATACCATTGCAGAAGAATCAACAAGTATAATTTCAACCAGAAAAACTTTTTTGAACTGGATTTTGGAATGTTGCCAAAAAAAttctctgtggcaaacacaagtttttgatatttttatgatACTCTAAGAATAAAAGCTAATGTTATACATCACCGCCATTAAGGGTCTTCCTAAAgctggcctgtaaagacggactagtgagtagatgactCTCTGTGTTCCCTGTGTTGACGTTTAACCCCGAAAACCTCTGTAGTCTTATACATTTTTAAGGCACGCAAGCATTGTAATTATGGGACATtaaatgatgtatttttttgtcatgGAACAAAATGTGTGACTATCTTCAGCCCgtggtaaccacagaccttatttcaacCATTTTAGGTTTTAGTATTCATTATTACAGCACTCTATTGATTGCAATTGATATTTGCACATATCTTGTATATCATATGTCTATATCAATATCCTAACaatggagaaaaaaagttttgtagGTATTTTAGAGTTTGTAAATTCCAGGAAAAGTCCCCTCTGCACTCGGGGGCATATACTAATATTATTATACAATAAATGCTCTCTTAATTCATATGAGGGCACCGGGTTGTTTCTGGGGAGCTAGACTTAAAGACTACTGTGCAAAAACACATTGAGTTTTAGCTTTACTTGTTACTCAAGGAAATGCTTACTGCTGTTAACCAGCTGCCTCCAAACACCTCTGGACTAAGACTGTACACAGCCTCTGACAGCAATGTAGCTTACAGTACCATTATGATTTTCACGATGGGCAAATACCACTAGCTTTGCTGCTAAAGTGATCGCTTACTGTTGCTAAATGTAGCTGCTATTAGTTAATTGTTGGTCCTATTTGCTGACACAGCCCTAGAGTGCCAGTAGCCAAACCCAGAAAGAAAACCACCTCAGTACTGTAATCACCATTGCCAAACTGGCCTTTATCTTCATGGGTTCTGTGTTGTTCCATTCTGTCTTTAAATCATTATTATACCACAAGTAGTTctgaccaagcaatctgattggtcaacaagaaatttaaaccgtgctcaaatcagcatgacagcacacctgactcattactcaaaatattactccgccaagtctgtggcaactttgtaactgtcagagctggagtaaaaaaataaaaagtgcgccttgaaattcaaactttctgccataaaatatgcagaggaaaactcgggagaagcagccgcaagatgtttctctgtcggccccaagagagtgagagattggcgaaaaaataaaacggggCCTCAgtgtctgtccgaggaggacagcaacagggccaggctgcctggtggagggaggaagaaggctagcgaggagcttgagataaataTGCGGGAATGGGtcatcagcaaacgggcacgacACAAGAGAGTGTGATCagaaaatgatcagggcgatggagaaacaaatgatatGCCACggcgagtgctggttggataaATCAGCTATTATTTGGTTATTTACGGTAGTTGGGGAAATTACGAGACCGCGATAAAACAatgtcagctcagagttcactcatctgggactagaaaattcTTTCTGTTACTTGGTCGTTACTacgggttggattatttgctgtagtggtaaactacgttccattacacatatgagtctactgacgtgacggattttatttcagttataaGTCGGCCctcatgtgtttccatggaaacgcgacgcacactcgcaaacaacaatttatctTTGTTGgcattagttgtataatcgcaatattacccttgagggtaatattgcttaaataACTTTTACCTCCTCTTAGGCTTCAATAGAAGTGCACGGCATCTTCAATATGTAACCATTTACCATTTGGGGGCTCACACTCTCTCATACACAATCTTAActtgcaatttaaaaaaaaaaaaaattttggcctttttatggctttattgaaagtacagctgaagatgtgacaggaaacaggggaagagagaaggggagtgacacgcagcaaagggacccgggccgggagttgaacctggggtccgctgcagagcctcggcacatgggactcgcgctctaccaactgagctaaacggcgccccatcTTAACTTGCAACTTAAAccagaatgaaataaaacactcaTTACAGGCCTGAGTCGATGCTTGTGAGCTTGGCGGCCTAAAACTGTAGTGGGTGGTTCAATTGTTTATACAAGCAAGGAACTAAAAACGCACGTGCAAGAAGAAGACAGCAGCAGTGCGAACCAGCAGGAGGCAAACTGTTCTCCACTGTGGTCCAGAGGAGCTTTCCCAGTCCGCAAACAGTCACAACTGTCCGTGTC
Coding sequences:
- the LOC115569568 gene encoding uncharacterized protein LOC115569568 — encoded protein: MSATQTSSASRPQISPPLSPLDTTDLGTQKRRPEPASHNNTEIIFLCDSNGKYINMKRLFPGRRSKMIWSPTISEAIKKLATTDLQGVKHILIHTGTNDLTHNKNIPQSLRQVAERATSVAPTARVTISTLLPRRDVPQHEINKINAEISKACTGIPNVHMAHHAEILCQHLYDSLHLNQSGVRLFIKDIKDTALDRNRSAPHITNKSTSNHRNLHRRLQHTRGTTNNGRSFSQRLGPASRYYAPAAPLQGPSPNTPLYTSAPPPQDYNPTAPHYILPPLPPLQGPSPITPL